A region from the Clostridia bacterium genome encodes:
- the rplL gene encoding 50S ribosomal protein L7/L12, producing the protein MSEKITAMIEEIKTLTVLELSELVKAIEEEFGVSAAAPVAVVGAAAPGAAAAEEKSDFDVVLAEAGAEKIKVIKVVRELTGLGLKEAKDLVDGAPKTLKEAVAKDAAEEMKAKLEEVGAKVELK; encoded by the coding sequence GAAGAAATCAAAACCCTGACTGTTTTAGAATTGTCTGAATTGGTAAAAGCTATTGAAGAAGAATTTGGTGTTTCCGCTGCTGCTCCCGTTGCAGTTGTTGGTGCTGCTGCACCCGGCGCTGCTGCTGCAGAAGAAAAATCCGACTTCGACGTTGTACTTGCTGAAGCAGGTGCTGAAAAGATTAAGGTTATCAAAGTTGTTCGTGAACTCACCGGCCTCGGCTTGAAGGAAGCTAAAGACCTCGTTGACGGCGCTCCCAAGACCTTGAAAGAAGCAGTAGCAAAAGACGCTGCTGAAGAAATGAAAGCTAAACTTGAAGAAGTTGGCGCTAAGGTTGAATTGAAATAA
- a CDS encoding copper amine oxidase N-terminal domain-containing protein, giving the protein MKKRVFGLILAVVLLVSALPAFAQTYNLQDLGVSYDLPDTWKQVSGEGAMFTYQHQNNPSEVISITVGDMPGMTDVSQYPKDQLEGLCAELLSDNAIAQRYAQAMGMNIYVQEDEVSKQYAHWNTNNFYTYEKFFYIWTDGVEKIKLYHGVFIAIANEKMYVFEYRHNNTGIHSADFSAFIKSLQFADTTIKIYINNQQIFPDSNPVLVNDRTLVPIRAVAEAMGYTVNWYEEQQLVELVSPKNGNVLIFGIDKSNYARGHVNAAPEAYTFSMLDVPAQIIGSRTYLPLRAVAEGMDAVVRWDGTTNSVHITY; this is encoded by the coding sequence ATGAAAAAAAGAGTATTTGGTCTTATTTTGGCGGTTGTGTTGCTGGTTTCAGCGCTGCCTGCCTTCGCACAAACCTATAATCTGCAGGACTTAGGTGTTTCGTATGACCTGCCTGACACCTGGAAGCAGGTTTCGGGCGAGGGTGCAATGTTTACCTATCAGCATCAGAATAATCCAAGTGAAGTAATCTCCATTACGGTCGGAGACATGCCGGGCATGACAGATGTTTCGCAGTATCCAAAAGACCAATTAGAGGGTTTATGTGCGGAGCTTCTGAGCGATAATGCCATTGCACAGCGCTATGCACAGGCGATGGGCATGAATATCTATGTGCAGGAGGACGAGGTTTCCAAACAATACGCACACTGGAATACCAACAATTTCTATACCTACGAAAAGTTTTTCTATATCTGGACAGACGGTGTAGAAAAAATCAAGCTGTATCACGGTGTATTTATTGCCATTGCAAACGAAAAAATGTATGTGTTTGAATACAGACATAATAACACCGGCATCCACAGTGCGGATTTTTCAGCATTTATCAAGAGCCTGCAGTTTGCGGATACCACCATTAAAATTTATATCAACAATCAGCAGATTTTCCCGGACAGCAATCCGGTGCTTGTAAATGACAGAACCTTAGTGCCTATCCGTGCGGTGGCAGAAGCGATGGGTTATACTGTAAACTGGTATGAGGAACAGCAGTTGGTGGAACTGGTTTCCCCAAAAAACGGCAATGTATTAATTTTCGGCATTGATAAATCCAATTACGCAAGAGGTCATGTGAATGCCGCACCGGAGGCGTATACCTTTTCTATGCTGGATGTGCCGGCGCAGATTATCGGCTCCCGTACCTACCTGCCCCTGCGTGCAGTAGCGGAAGGCATGGACGCGGTTGTGCGTTGGGACGGTACAACCAATTCTGTACATATTACATATTAA
- a CDS encoding ABC transporter ATP-binding protein codes for MEAIKWLCKFLKGHWGKIIFSAVIIFLHVVAVFVTPYISGYLVDSIVSGDMFTGNTKKILTTAIALLIGGSLVRQITWYIRCLLMEWTAQTVVMNIRGALFERLQKLDFGFFSSNRTGDLMARMTGDMDAIRLVISSTIPCLLQQVLVFVVGVGTVFFVSPILGCSLMLLVPLITFLVFKMAKTNKPIFINMREAMAKLNSMVEENISGNRVVKAYNKQKEEIKKFDEFNNGYSNAFLDFAKSYAKFYPLIHFLVEMFTVLVILVGGTVVILGHASIGQLTTVNGILWCITTPILTLPGQINQMQQFFASSIKIRSLNDEEAQIQDKAALDIPKFDGKVAFKNVIFSFEDGERVLKYINFTANPGDTVAIIGPTGSGKTALVNLIPRFYDPLMGSVYIDGINVKDIKISALRKNIGIAMQDVFLFSDTIKENIAYGTPGATMDDIIRVAKAADAHEFISAMPDGYDTVVGERGVGLSGGQKQRIALARALLRDASILILDDTTSALDMETEHSIQETLKKNYKKMTTFVIAHRISSVKNADLILVLYNGRIIEWGKHDELVAQKGYYSAVCDTQYGNINDTEYEGDTTFDDFVFTKGGLK; via the coding sequence ATGGAAGCCATAAAATGGTTATGCAAGTTTTTAAAAGGACACTGGGGAAAGATTATTTTTTCGGCTGTAATCATTTTTCTGCATGTTGTAGCGGTTTTTGTTACACCCTACATCAGCGGTTACCTGGTTGACTCTATTGTCTCGGGCGATATGTTTACCGGCAACACAAAAAAGATTCTCACCACGGCCATTGCCCTTTTAATCGGCGGCTCATTGGTGCGTCAGATTACCTGGTACATTCGATGCCTGCTGATGGAATGGACGGCACAGACGGTGGTTATGAACATCCGCGGTGCGTTGTTTGAACGTCTGCAAAAGTTGGACTTCGGCTTTTTCAGCAGTAACCGGACCGGTGATTTAATGGCGCGCATGACAGGCGATATGGATGCAATCCGTTTGGTTATTTCCAGTACCATTCCGTGCTTATTGCAACAAGTTTTGGTTTTTGTGGTGGGTGTCGGCACCGTGTTTTTCGTAAGCCCGATTCTGGGCTGTTCTTTGATGCTTTTAGTGCCTTTGATTACCTTTCTGGTGTTCAAAATGGCAAAAACCAATAAGCCCATTTTTATCAACATGCGTGAAGCTATGGCAAAGCTCAATTCCATGGTAGAAGAAAACATCAGCGGGAATCGCGTGGTAAAAGCATACAACAAGCAAAAAGAAGAAATTAAAAAATTTGACGAATTCAACAACGGCTACAGCAATGCGTTTTTGGATTTTGCAAAAAGCTATGCAAAATTCTATCCGCTTATTCATTTCCTTGTGGAAATGTTTACGGTGTTGGTTATTTTAGTGGGCGGTACGGTTGTTATTTTAGGCCATGCATCCATTGGTCAGCTCACCACTGTAAACGGTATTTTGTGGTGCATTACAACACCTATTTTAACCCTGCCCGGTCAGATTAACCAGATGCAGCAGTTTTTTGCAAGCTCCATTAAAATCCGCAGCTTAAACGATGAGGAAGCGCAAATTCAGGACAAAGCTGCCCTTGATATCCCCAAATTCGATGGCAAGGTTGCCTTTAAAAATGTTATTTTCTCCTTCGAAGACGGAGAAAGAGTGTTAAAATACATAAACTTCACCGCAAACCCCGGCGATACGGTTGCCATCATCGGTCCTACCGGCTCGGGTAAGACAGCACTTGTTAACCTGATTCCCCGATTTTACGATCCGCTAATGGGCTCGGTTTATATCGACGGCATCAATGTAAAGGATATTAAAATTTCGGCACTCCGTAAAAATATCGGTATTGCCATGCAGGACGTGTTCCTGTTTTCGGATACCATTAAGGAAAACATTGCCTACGGTACGCCGGGCGCAACCATGGACGATATTATCCGCGTAGCCAAGGCGGCAGACGCCCATGAATTTATTTCCGCAATGCCGGACGGCTACGACACGGTCGTGGGCGAGCGCGGTGTGGGCTTGTCAGGCGGTCAGAAGCAGAGAATTGCCCTTGCCCGTGCCCTTTTACGGGATGCGTCTATCTTAATTTTAGACGATACCACCTCTGCCCTTGACATGGAAACCGAGCATTCCATTCAGGAAACTTTAAAGAAAAATTATAAGAAGATGACAACCTTTGTCATTGCACACCGTATTTCGTCGGTTAAAAATGCCGATTTGATTTTGGTGCTTTATAACGGGCGTATTATTGAATGGGGCAAGCATGACGAGCTGGTGGCACAAAAGGGCTACTACAGCGCGGTTTGCGATACCCAGTACGGCAACATCAACGATACAGAATATGAGGGCGATACCACCTTCGATGATTTCGTATTTACGAAGGGAGGTCTGAAATAA
- a CDS encoding ABC transporter ATP-binding protein, which yields MAKRNTFNQDEERTVKIDGKRAVRLLKYALPFKKTLLIVLVFMLISSVLGLLGPMLLKFVIDDFIPNDNFGALWITAGALVAIHIIGALITRYRTLHINRVGQEMVRNIRHDVFAHLQELPLSYFDSRPHGKIMSRVINYVNALSDLLTNGLVDIVVQLFSLVVVVVFMFSLNATFTWICLAGMPVFFLIQTVLRRFHKRAWQKYSDKNSNLNAYIHESIAGIRVTQSFAREDKNLGIFYGLCKDTRSSMMQASLISHTLANIVEMITVLTTAGVYIVGVWQVSGNVLEVGALIAFTGYIGRFWSPVTYFANFYNSIITAMAHAERIVEMMEEPVVIENQPDAIRLPNVEGRVDFENVTFRYEEGERNILQNTSFHVEPGQKIALVGPTGAGKSTVINILARFYDIQEGKVSIDGHDIKHVTLESLRRQMGIMLQDSVLFTGTILDNIRYSKPNASLEEVVRAAKAVSAHDFIKELPNGYRTEVTERGATFSAGQRQLIAFARAILADPAILILDEATSSIDTETEQILQKSVEALMKGRTSFVVAHRLSTIKNSDKILYISDGDVQESGTHEELLALKGKYYELYMSQYKFLDV from the coding sequence ATGGCTAAACGTAATACCTTTAACCAGGACGAAGAAAGAACAGTCAAAATTGACGGCAAACGCGCCGTGCGTCTTTTGAAATATGCATTGCCCTTTAAAAAGACCTTGCTGATTGTGCTGGTGTTTATGCTGATTTCAAGCGTATTGGGTCTTTTAGGCCCCATGCTCTTAAAATTTGTTATTGACGATTTTATTCCGAACGATAACTTTGGTGCATTATGGATTACAGCAGGTGCATTGGTGGCCATTCACATCATCGGTGCGCTCATTACCCGTTACCGCACCCTGCACATCAACCGCGTAGGACAGGAAATGGTGCGCAACATCCGTCACGATGTGTTTGCGCATTTACAGGAATTGCCCTTAAGCTATTTCGACAGCAGACCCCACGGCAAAATCATGTCCCGTGTTATCAACTATGTCAATGCCCTTTCCGACCTTTTAACCAACGGATTAGTAGACATTGTAGTTCAGCTTTTCTCGCTGGTGGTTGTGGTTGTGTTTATGTTCTCGCTTAACGCCACCTTCACATGGATTTGTCTTGCAGGTATGCCTGTATTTTTCCTGATTCAGACGGTGCTCCGCCGTTTCCACAAACGTGCATGGCAGAAGTATTCGGATAAAAACAGCAACTTGAATGCCTATATCCATGAAAGCATTGCAGGTATCCGCGTAACCCAGTCCTTTGCCAGGGAAGACAAGAATCTTGGCATATTCTACGGACTTTGTAAGGATACCCGTTCATCCATGATGCAGGCAAGCTTAATCAGCCACACATTGGCAAACATTGTTGAAATGATTACGGTGTTGACCACCGCAGGCGTTTATATTGTGGGCGTTTGGCAGGTTTCGGGCAATGTGCTGGAGGTGGGTGCACTTATCGCCTTTACCGGCTACATCGGCCGTTTCTGGTCGCCTGTTACCTATTTTGCAAACTTCTATAACTCTATTATTACCGCCATGGCACATGCAGAGCGCATTGTGGAAATGATGGAGGAGCCGGTTGTGATTGAAAACCAGCCCGATGCCATCCGACTGCCGAATGTGGAAGGCAGAGTGGATTTTGAAAACGTAACCTTCCGCTATGAAGAGGGCGAACGCAATATTTTACAAAACACCTCCTTCCATGTGGAGCCGGGTCAGAAAATCGCTTTAGTCGGTCCTACCGGCGCCGGTAAGAGTACCGTTATCAATATCTTAGCCCGTTTTTACGATATTCAGGAGGGTAAAGTTTCCATTGACGGTCACGATATCAAGCATGTAACGCTCGAGTCTTTGCGCAGACAGATGGGCATTATGCTGCAAGACAGCGTGCTGTTTACGGGTACAATCTTAGACAATATCCGCTACAGCAAGCCCAATGCATCCTTAGAAGAAGTGGTACGTGCGGCAAAAGCGGTATCTGCCCATGACTTTATCAAGGAACTGCCCAACGGCTACCGTACAGAGGTTACAGAGCGCGGTGCAACCTTCTCCGCAGGGCAGAGACAGTTAATTGCCTTTGCAAGAGCAATTTTGGCAGACCCTGCCATCTTGATTTTAGACGAAGCAACTTCATCCATTGATACCGAAACCGAACAGATTCTGCAAAAGAGTGTGGAAGCCTTAATGAAAGGCAGAACCTCTTTTGTGGTGGCACACAGACTCTCCACCATCAAAAACAGTGATAAAATTCTGTATATTTCGGACGGCGATGTGCAGGAAAGCGGTACGCATGAGGAATTGCTTGCTTTAAAAGGCAAATACTACGAGCTTTATATGTCCCAGTACAAATTCCTGGACGTATAA